GGAGTGAACGGCACAGAAGGGGAAGGGCCCGTAGGAACAGAAGAGATTCCTAAGGCCGAACCGAAATGGACAATCCCCGCGCCGGGGGAGGAGATGATCTTAGGAGTTATGATCGCCATGCCCACCCAAGGGAAGGGTGAGGAACTTTGGGAAACCGAAgggatggaggaaggggaggagaaggattTGCCGAATGTGGAACTTGGCCTGATTAGTGCCAAGATGGGCGAGATTTGAGATTGAAAGTGTAAAGTGTAAAAGTTGTGTTCCATTACTAGAGTGGTGTTTGTTGTGTCGTTATTGAGGAGTttgatgaggaagaagaaaacagAAGTGTCTACGAGTtgtgatgatgattgatGGGAATCCTAAAGTAAAGTTCCAACGAGAGTAAAGTCATCTAGAGTAGATGGTGTCTAGAGTAGATGTTGCCCATTCGTAAGCGCTGTGGAAAGCGTTCTTACTGTAGTCATGTAGATCACAAGTAGCATGTCGGTTATTCGTCGAAGAATGTAAAGTAAAAAATAAAAAACCATTCTTGGCGACAGTTGTTGCTGTGGCAAGAAAGATACCTAATGGAATACAAAGATAGAGAGGTGAATGAAGACAGACGCACATTTAAAAGACGTATGAATATGTTATCACTTCACACTAGTGGTCACCGAACgaagggaaaaagaaagaaaaaaacTTGGTGCATTTTTGGACTTTGTATAGATTTTACAGCACAAGACGACTTCTTTTAGACTAAAACCGTACCCATGTATATTCTGTACTTCTTTCTATCTCTTTTTATTACAACTCAATCCACCTTTTTGTCGGTAACTGCAATAATTTTCGTCACTTGGCCCTCCCGTCCCAACCCCCAAATCCAATCCAACCCCTCCTTTTGACAAGCAACTTCTCTTTAAATCGATTGCTCTTTTTTGATACTTGAACTGAAATGcgaaaaggaaaaaaaaaaagaaataAATGTGATCAAACCTCTTTCTATTTTGTTTCGCTCCGCCATCTTATCCGTCCATCGCAAACAGCCCCTCATCATGTTCTTCCCTCTTGGAATGCAATGCCCCCAGGCCATTTGGCGGGGTTAGCCCTCCATCACCATCTTCACTTCCTTCCGCCTCATGCTCAGCCAACCTCCACTCTGCACCGAGCCCCCCAATCCCTCTCCCGCTCCCGGAATTGACCGCCGCCAACGAGCTCGTCGACCGGGGTCCGTGGAGGTGTAGTCTCGACAAGGCATTAGCCAGACCGCCAGGTAAGGATTGGCCGGGAGCATGTTCGATCAGTGCGCGGGCGGAAGGGGATCCCGGATCGCCGAGGTTACGGATCAAGAATGGCTCGCCAGGACCAACCGCGGAGGGGTTGAAGGAAGATAATCGGACAGGACTAGTTGGGGAGGCGGAGTCGGGAGATCGTTGTTGGGTGAGCAACGAAGTGCGAGGACCGGAAGCTTGGGCGGTAGTGGGACCAAAGGCAAAGTCTTGCTTTTGCGGCTGGGCACTGGAGGGTTGGGTAGGTTGGAATTTGCGGACATCTTCACCATCTGCAGACCAGAGAGACTGCAAGAATCCCTTTTGTCCCATGGTAGGGCCCGCACTCTGTGCAAGACGTTCGCCTCCCCATATGGGAGCTTGAGCAGCGTATCCAGCGAGGGAAGGAGAGTATGAAGAGTCTTGACTGTCTCGGTGAGACATACGGCGGGCCCGTTCTTGCGGGGTGAGTAGGTCTGacagagaagaaggaaggaacTCTTCTCCGTggtcatcatcatcttcaaacACGGCTTCGGGCTTGATTGTTCGCGGGATCGGTCGACGAGGAGACAGAGGTTCAGCAGGTTGGTCGGAACGAGCCCAAATGGAGCGGTGCAACGCAGGAGCTTCTCCAGCAAAAGACGCGGAAAGAGGTGTAGCAACAGCGTTGGAAGGACGCTCAATAGCCAGTGATGAATGagagaatgaagaggagaatgTGGGGGTAGCAGAGACCGGTGGTcgaagagaggaaagaaggttTGAACCCTGCTTAAGGGAGAAAGGCCCAGGAACGCTCCCCGCAGCTAGTCCACTGCCTACAGCACCAAAACTTGcagaaagaggagaaggcCGGTTGGGCGAAGAAGCAAATGCTGGGTGACCTCGAGTGTAAGAGTGCGCAAAGCCATTGGGAGGACTGTTCGGCAAAGCCCCAGAGGGAGGACCAAAAGGCTCTCGCATGGGAGAAGATCCAATACGAGTAGGATTCGATTGGAttgaggaggaaagagcGGATCGTATAGGGACAGGGCTGGCGCCAGACTCTTCAAGAGCGCTGGGGATAGCAGTGGGAGTGGCTTTCCTGGTCCCGCTGGTAGTTACCTCACCACTTCGTTCTCGCGCCTCGAGCTGCGCTGCTTTCTTGTTTTTTCGATCCATTGACATCGGCTCGCCAGGTCGAACGTGGGCAAGAGCACCTGTTGATTTTATGTCAGTTGCATGGCTTATGATAGGTGGAAATACTTACACTTGTGTCCAAATTTGCAGTTGCCCTTCAGGAACCACTGGCATACCTCTCGCTTTGCGGCTACAATTGTGGATCAGAAACAGATTTCGATATACAAGACAAAAATTCCAAAACCCACAATCCGGAGCAGCGTGAGAGAATGGACAACTTTCTCCAGCAGTACAAGCGCCGGCCTTGAAAAATCGACATGGAACATGGCCCAAGGCAGCTACACAGTTATTCAGCGTATGCATTACGACAATAGCTTAACCATCACTTACATTTCTCCTTGCcctccttgtccttctcactttccttttccttgttctcctctttttctctctctctaCTCAGCGCGCTACCTCCGTTGCTCTTCAAAGAGCTAACATCCCTCTTTTCAAATCCCACTGTCCTCTCAGGGCCCTTCCCACTGAAAGTAGCGGGCATGGCAGAAGTAGGTGCGGGCGATCGATCGCGCCAGTTGTCGTTGTTGAAGGACTTGCCAATAGAAGTCGCTGCGCCAGGTCGATACTTGTATGAAGCAGGAGTACCGCTGGTCTTTTCAGGCGAGCCGGCGGTGGCAACAGGAGCGGGCCTTGAGCGGGGGATAGGCTTTGCAGAAGCAGACATGTCGGAATTGTCGCCTGTGCTACTTATAGGGCCATCCTGAGCAGAtgagagaggagaaggggaagggagCGGAACTGACATTAATGTGCGGTGTGATGGATTGTTGGGGTGAAGGATATGGGGAATATATACGGGCTCGGGCGTAAGAGCGATGAAGCCGAGATTGCCGACGCGTGCCCTAGCTTCTGTCTAACTTtgaaagaggaagatggcAGCAGATATGGGAATCGCTGGTTGTTTGGTATAATGGAGTCCTAACGGAAGTGTTTGAAACTCTCCAGAGGCCTGCAGTTATGGAGACAAAGGGCCCTTTGTGCTCTGCCGTCTGGTCTGTTGTCGGTAATGTGCCCTGTGCGTTGTGTGGCACCCAAGGAGGAATGATTCGGATGCGCTTAGTTCTTCGGCGTGGTGTGGCGAtgaaaggatgaagatggtCTATGGGAATAGAACGAACGGAGAAAGAAtgtggaagatggaaaaaCACGGAGACGAGATGTGATGGGGGCGTAGTAGAGGGGGGTGACGTGATGGGGGAGGTGATTAGATCGGCAGTAATGACAGCTGGTGGCAAGGGGATCGGCGGCGAGTCGCTGGGTATGGAGAGGAGGTTGACTGTACCgttgaggaaggaagaaagatgGTAAACAACTGTTGACAGCGGACGGAATGAGGGCCCGGGAAAGCGTAAGCGTAACGTTATCGGTACTCGGCGCGAACAGCAGGAAGGGAAGCGATGATAATATGACACAGCAGTAGCAGCAGTCAGCGGCCAAATCCTCTGACGTGGCGTCCAGCAACTCTATTTCGACGACCACCAATCGCGAACCGCCTTATTCGTTGTTCTATTTTTTCGAGTCGATTAAGAATACGCGCTAGTATCATCCCATATATCTCTGTTCTCCTCCCTCGTCTAACGCAGCGAGATGCATATTACCCATCATCTGAAAGCTCTTCATAAAAGTCGTGCAGCTGCTGATTGATGAACAATCATTCACGTCCCGATCGTTCCCGTAATCACCACGCCATTATTGTTACTACAAAATTGCGGTAGTCACGGCCAAGCATACTTACTCCATCCTTGGGCCATACGTTGCACGAAGCTCGGCCATTCAGTTCCACACTCTTTTGGATGTTTGCCATAGGgggggagaagagatggatAGCATGGCAAATTTGAAGTGGACTTCTTGTACGGACTGCGATCAGGACACCGATCGAAAAACAAAGACCTACATAATAGCGTGTTATCTTACGAAAACACAGGGAAAATACACGAGCATCTGATATATTACCTTATAGTAGACTCAACCGTCGTCAAACTGCATGCATTTATATTTAATGCGAAATTACGGTGCTCCAATGTACGTAACTGAAAAAAAGCATGGCAGAATTGAACTATACATGCAGACGTTGGTGATGTATATATGCATACAAGATAGAGACAGTAGAGTAGCAAACTCAAGGTCCTCAAATTCAAATTATGATGATAGTGCCAGGACCGATTTAGACTCGGTCTGAGGCTCTTCAGTCTCGGGGTCAACCTTTGGCGTGTTTGCCCCGCTCTTAGATTTGGGAGTGTTGGTTCCAGACTTGCCGCCCTTGCTCATAGGTGGGGCATTAGGTCCGTTCGGACCATAAGAGTCGACAGACGGCAAGTCGCCGTTGCTACCCTCGGGAGCGAAAGAATTGATGTAGGCGCTGTATTTTTATCAGTAACTGTGGACACATTCAGGTCACATGAGAGGGACTAACTTCATAAAATTCCTCCAAGACGCCTTGGAAGGAGTGTAATGACCACCATCATGTAACTCAAACCTCGCATTTTCGCAGTGCTTCATTAATATCTCACTTCTTTCGGGGGTGATGAGAGTATCGTTTCTGCCTGAGATATGAAGTGTAATGAGACTAGATGGTAAGGGAAAGTAGTTGGTGAAGTCGTGGGATTCTATCTTGGGCCGATATCCAGGAAGGAACCCGCCAACGAAGATAGCAACTTATTCATGATTTGATAGTCAGCGAATTTGGGTCCAGATGCTTGTTTCAAACTTTAGCTAGAGAGATCGGAAATGGAACTCACACTTAAACTTAGGAATAGGAGGCTCAGCAGGGAAGTTGGGGTGAATCCCGGGCTTTTCCACCTACGAACAAATGCGTCAGTAGACGCACATCTTCGTGAGGCAGGAAAACTCACCATGGCGGCCAAGAGAGCTGCCATACCGGCGCCCTGCGAGAAACCCATGACACCCTATACTCATATCAGCATCAACTACTTTGTCAAATATCCTTGCGTGAATGTACATCGAAAGGTCCGTTCTTCACGATATAGTCATGAAGATAAGCAACAGTCTCATCAAACCCTACAAAAACATAGTAAGCTTTGAACTTGAGCATATTGTTACTTTAACTCACGTCTGAAAGTCTTCCATTCGTCAGAGTTCAGCCACCATGCTCTAGGCGTCGTCTCAGCTGTCTGGGTCTCGGCGTCCATAATAGCACTGGAACCAAACTGATCAAGATTAGCCGGAGTGATCCATGGGAGGTCGGCTTTCTCTACGACGATGGGAGGATCAACGAAGACTGCAAGGGAAGGCCTTTAGCATCACACCTCCAGGGCCCGAAGGCATTTATGAAGTGGGCCAGTACGAACCGAATTCGGCATTCTTGACAGCTTTACGCAGAGCGCCAATCTAAAGCTTCCTGTTAGTGCTGCAACTACAAAAGCAACCAAGAAATGGATGACTGCGTACTTGTTTGGAGTAAATGTGGGAGTTCTGGGTGAAGCCACAAAGAGTAAGGATTCTAATAGTCATTGCGGATGGTTTTCTATGATTTCTATATGAGACTGAGTGGCTATTTACACAGGGAATGACGATCTTTTGACGGAAGCGCCAACAACACGACGCAGCAGTCtatccttttcttttttttatcGCGGTCAATCGTTATCTTTTGCTTCCGTCGCGGATGTCCGTGGGTCGAGGATGCATGCTTTGGTAGCCGTAGTCACGGTAGGTTGGCCCGTGCGTAAGATTTTCGTGACCAAAAAGGAAATGTAATGTAGATGAGACAACAGAAATTCATGCAATACGCATATGCAAAAGTAACGAGGAAGATAATGCTAGATCGAAACTACTAAAAAGTACTACCTTTTTGTTTTTCCCAAAGTTATAAAGCTTCTAAAGAATCCCGAACAAGCTCAAAGACGTAAAACGAAACCGCAATGGATGGCGTCACCTTGATCAAATTAGGTGCCAATCCACGACTAGACAAACACACATCAGTTATTTTCCTTGATAACCGGAAAGATGTTTAGAGGATGGACTCACTACATCCCCTTCCAAAAACCTTCATTTCTTATTATCTGCCGCATAGCATCAATTGCTCCATCATAATGCGGAGTGAGGGTAGACAAGCCCGCCACTTGCAACTTTCTTCTCAAAACGTCAAAGGGATGGGTAAAGATGAGGGAAGAGGCCCCAGAGACGGCGCCGCAGAAAAGTTTACGGAGAGCGAGGTCCGTTTCTGATattggaggagaagatggtCCGGGCAGGACGTAGGTTTTGACTGAGAAGAATGGTTAGCTTGCGGAAGAAAGTGTTTTATTGGACTTACCAGATTCGTAGAAGAAAACTGGAAGAATCATTAATTTGTGATAATATACTTTTAAGGATATTTCAAGACTCACAGTTCAACGACACGTAAGGGGCCACTCCTAAAGCTGTGGCCCAACAACCTCGACTGTTCACAAGtattaattattattactCTCAGAGATACCAGTGATAGTTGAGAACTTACTACAAGCCTCTTAAACCTCCCTCGGCCTTATACACTTTCTTAGTCATACCCACCATACCTAATCTTGAATCTTCATTCGTGAACGCTGCTCCAGGCTGACGAACTGCCATGTTCGCTGTTGCGATGGATAACCGAGCTCTAACGAGATCCAGAGGGTATGTCGCGACTATATGCACCGGTCAGCATCTTGTCTATACCCCAGGGTTTTATAAGTCGAGCAAAATCTACTTCGACAGCGCAAACATACCAACAGCGACGACGCCTGCACCTGCACCTGCTGTTAAGCGCAGTGGTGTTGAGAGGGTCTCTTGGTCAGACCATGCTGATAAAACACTTTTGAATGCGCCATACGACTTCAATGCTGCATGAGTCATCATCCCATGCCAACCCAGGCCACGGGTAGCTCACTGTAAATTGTAAAGCCGAGTACGGTAATATCTGTCATCGGTCCACGCGATTAGTTTATCGTCAAGGAACGATGGGGACAGTTGGAAGACAAGAACAAAACTCACTCGGACAACGTTGATGCCATTGCCTTTCATGAACCCTCTCCAACCCTCATCCTTCCACATCCGCACCAGGGACTCAAAGACTCCAGAGTACGCTTGCCCAGCACCCGATCTGCTACCAGTTGCCTGTACTTGGCTAGGAAGGAGTTAGCGAAAAATACAGACCCAAGACAACTATGCCAAACGCACAGAATGATCTTTAATCTTTCTAGGGGACTAACAACTGTTCTGCTAGCAGCTCCAGCGAGTCCACCTAAATTGTTTATGAGCTTTGCCTGCGATTTTTTTGGTATATCCCAGCATAAACGTACCAGCAATGAACGTGTTGATCACTATCTGATTATCTGACATGATGTCCCTTAATCTGCCTCTGAACGTCGTCTCTTGGGATTCACTTTCgatttcttcttcagcaaTGGCATATGTCGAGCTAGACGTTGCTACGGCGAATTCTGACGCTTCGTCCTGGACAGAGTGACGGTGAAGCTTTGTGGGGTACGCGGGTGTTTGAGGAGAGTTGGAAGTGGTAGATGATGACATGGGAGAAGTGGAGATGAGCTCCTCGGGAACTTCTATGCCAGTGATCGGATTGAAAGTAGTGCGCTTTACGTTTATTTGCTTTGTTCCGATGGTCGAAATTGTTGGATGGATGTGGTTGGAGATGGGGACGGATATAATTGCGTCGGGCCATTTCGGCTTTCCAACCCGCGTATAAATTAACCACCGGCAAATAGCGCATCGTTATCTCCGTTCAAATGGGTGATCGAGAACGTGATCTTATCTGAGGGCTGCTTCCCACATACAGGGGGTTATAGGTGCGTGCCGGGCATGCTTATAGCAAAGTAGAGTAAAAATAAtgaatgaagaagaaaataTGCTCTTTGGCTAATAACCCTGGGCCAGCAGCACGTCCTCTCCTCTCTCGCTGCTCACCCTTACCGCATTATTATTGCGCTTTTAGTGGACAGATAGCAGCAAGCTTTGATGAGGGACTGAGGACTTAGTGGCAGGCTTGAGAACGACGTATgataaggaagaagatcGTCGTCCTACGTTCCAACCACTGAGGAGGTCGGCATCGCGGCAAGTCAGGCAAGTCGTAATGAGACCTTTAGTAAGTGCGGTAGGCGACGGTTACTTAGCTATTAGGTGTGGTCGGACTTAGCTCTCCGAAAGAATAAGCCATGAACCTTGCTTGTACAGTAAATACACTTGTAAGAACCTCTCTGCATATTCTGGCTCCTGGCTCTCAGGACCTAAGGCACTTCCATGGGACCTGACTGCTGCTATATACTTCCCTTCGCATCGTCTCGTCCTCCTTCTTGCAGTCCTCCTCAGGATACCCTATTTTTTACCAGTGGCCTGGACTGTGCCACATACAACAACATAAGTGAGGTCAAAAAGATATGATGATGTTACACGATGAGCCTTCCACCCTGTACACGTGAAACATGCAAGGAACGAAGCCGAAATAAGAAAAGATAGGGGATGCATGATGACCAGTGCACATGCACAGTGGTGGGCACTGGTCGGCCTTGCCGGCCATCAAACGCTATTATCATATACATTTTACATTATGTACGATGCCTTCATTAGCACGTGCCCGGCCTATAGCTCCAAGTGAGTGGCGAGATTCCATGGAAGAATGAAATACAGCGACATGCATACCCTGCCGGCGGCGAATAAGGAACCAGTAAGATGAAGTGCAGTAATTGAAGGAAGTCCTCTTTTCTCTGGGAATCTTCTAGCCTGGCGCATAAGGCACCACCACCCCCgtcttctctttttccGCCTCTTTCTATACTTCATCCAAAGACCTTCGCCTGTCTTATCATTCTACTCCTCACCCTCGCCAAGCAAATCCACGGTTTCCACCAGCATCTGCACTGCGGTAGTCGCCAGTGCGTCGCCCGCCCGCGTTGTCGTCATCTTCCAGTCCGCCACCCGCCTTCCTCATTTTTCAATCTTTATCCGCCAAATCTCAATACCTTGCCCAGTCATATCGCCGACATATACATACCGACAGTTAAACAAAGATATAGCTCTTTATCGTCATCCATCGAACCACGACACGCACGCTACTGCATACGAAATTCCAAACGCTGCAGCTTCACAAGCTAGACGAAGCACTTTACTGGGCAGACAATTACGACTCGCGAGTCGCATCCCCGCCATCGACCTCGGGACCTCGTGTCTGGGACAAAACGTCGAGGTCTGAGACGAATTGTCAGCCACAGCACATCGTAACCCACATCTTGTAAACATCAACGTAAATGTTATAATCTCATTACCGCCTGCCACATATCAAGATGCTTCCCATTGATTCTCCCTCAGTTTCATCACCATTCTCCGCACGGTCCACCGTTGAGTCTTCGCCTGAGGCCGTTGTCGGTCCGAACAGTGATCCAAGGAGTAATGGACATGGGATGGAAGCTCGACTAGGTGTAATGCAGGCTCTGCTAGAAGGGGTCAACGGGTTAGTAAAATTTGTCAGGTTGGGTTAACAATTGACATTATTTTTAGATCACATGCTCAAAAGTCGATACCTCTCACTCGCTCCTCTTTACCTGCACAAGCTCAACACTACCAAAATTCCCAATCAGATATCAAGCCCTTACTCGATACGAAGCCTTTCCACTCTACTGTAGCTCCAATGACCGGCCCATCTAAGATGTCTGGTCGGATGTCAGCAATGAACTCCGCGGGCGTTCCAAGCGTCAGCGCCAACACTGGCGCCTCCGCTTATGGAGGATCAAGGGCTGAACCCCCAAAAAGGATGTATGATGTCGAGGGGTTATCAATTATAGATCCCCCTCTGAACGATCTTATGGCTGGCAGTAACGGGTGAGAGTGTTCTGGATACCCATGTCAAATTAAGCTAATAAGCAAATTCATTGTAGACGGAATCAGCTCCTTCTCCAGGGAGACCCTCTATATGCCGATAAGTCCAGAGTTGAAACCGCTATCAGAGTTATTATCGACATTCTTCGTCttgctcctcttcattCATCGATTCCCCCACCATCATTACATCCTTTAATCCCGAAAGGCCCCAATGGCGATTTGTTGATGACTTTTGAACGTATCTCCACTTTCCATGGTCTTCGACTGCAAGCAGGCACCACCACCAAGAATTCTTCCAAGAAGCAGCTGCAAGCTATTGGACATATTCCCAAAGACAAGTTGGCGTATCTTGAGACGGCAGTTTACATGTCTGGCGAGAACGGTAAACGTGTGTACGTTTGTAAGCGATGCCGTAATCGTGAAACTCGTCGACGAGAAGCCAAGGACCGGAATCGAAAACGAGCGCAACCCACTACATCTGACTCTGACTCTACATCACCTGCATCTAAACTCCCACGACAATCACTCGTTCCACCGTCAATAGATTTTATTACTGCTGAGAATCCCGATGACTATGATCCGAAGAGAGCGGGACAGATGGTGGAAGAACCTTCATGGGATCCGGATTGTGCAGATTGGAGGCATGATATTGTGTTGTTCAATACTCCTGCAGAGGTGAAGCTTGAGGATGGGAGCTGCAACTGGTTGCCTTTCAGAGTGGTTTGCTATGGGAAATGTCACGGTGAAAAGGTTGGCTTCAGGTAAGTCTTTCAGCTCTTTGGGTATAACTTTTGACTGATGAGATTTAGAATCAAATTTACTTTGAGGACGTATGACGGCCGTATATTAGCAACTTCCATGACGAAGCCGATCCGAATCACTGACGATCACAAAACCGACACTAAGGCTAAACCCAAGCCCGCTGCCATTGAAGGTCCCCCACAACCTGCAGTTGCACGACGAAAAGCTCGTCCCAGCACCACGTCTGTCGCATCTTCTCGTCCTCACTCTCCTAGTCCTTCTGAGGCAGAGAGTGTGCAGAGCTTCCAATCGCTTGGCGAAGCCGGAGCCGTGATACAGAAGCAAACTCCCAGTGCTCGAGCTGGTAAGCCCTATGAACGACCTATCCAATCTGCGCAACCATCTCAAGCTCCTTCTCCGGTGAGCTATGTAACCGCACAGATGGCAGGCCTGCCATCTGCAAACTTTTTCTCCAACGACACCAACAATGTCACTCCCTCTCATGCCCCACCCCCTCAAACTGCACCCCAGCCAATGCAGATATCTAATGATCTCAACATGTCGCAGTACATTCACACTGTCTCGCCTCACGAACTCCGTGGTCCCCAATTCCAGTCTCCGCCTACAAACATTAACGGCTACAACGTCCCTCATTCCGGTACGCCATCTGTAGCCTCATCCGCTGCTGCAAGTCCTCGAACTCAGATGGCTGGTATTCGAGATGATATCATGAAGAGCGGGTTCCCAGCTGGCTTACTGGAATCACTCGGACTGAGCGGGCTCAATGGTAATGCAGGACCAGGGCAAGGGCCGATGCTATACCACGCACGAGATACCGATGCTGAAATGGCCAACCTCATTTCTGGCAGTTTCGACGATCTTTTCGCTGGGTCCAGCAGAGCTTCAGTGAGTAGTATGGATAACGATCAAGCGAGTGTCAGTTCGGCATCAGTGTTTTCTGGATGGGATGACCGATCATCCGCGATGTTTAGTCAAAGCGGCCTTCCCCCGGGAACGACTGTTGTAGAGGACTTGGATGAGGATATGGAAAAGTATTTGGATTACTCGGGCGAAAATGGTGTGCAAGGTGATATTCAGAGAGCTCGGGTAGCAGGCACCTTTGGTAGTCCACTATCAGGATCAAACTTCTCAGGATTGCCCTTTGACGAATCTTTCCATTCACCTCTCAACTCCGACCTCGTCCATCAAATCCAATCACAGCAGCGACACTCCGTCCCTCCCCAatctccttttcccccGCTTGTTCCTGCGCCTGCCCCAGTCCCTGCCGCCCCACAAGCGACCATTACCCACGTCATCCCAGGCGAAGGTCCTATGGCTGGTGGACCTACGATTGCCATTGCCGGGCAAGGCTTCCAGCCCGGAATGGTTGTTGTTTTTGGTCAGCGCCCAGCTGCGACAGAGTTTGTGAGCGGTGGATTCATGCAATGCAAGTTACCGCCGAGTGCGTTCTCGG
This DNA window, taken from Cryptococcus gattii WM276 chromosome C, complete sequence, encodes the following:
- a CDS encoding uncharacterized protein (Similar to TIGR gene model, INSD accession AAW42743.1), yielding MTIRILTLCGFTQNSHIYSKQIGALRKAVKNAEFVFVDPPIVVEKADLPWITPANLDQFGSSAIMDAETQTAETTPRAWWLNSDEWKTFRRFDETVAYLHDYIVKNGPFDGVMGFSQGAGMAALLAAMVEKPGIHPNFPAEPPIPKFKFAIFVGGFLPGYRPKIESHDFTNYFPLPSSLITLHISGRNDTLITPERSEILMKHCENARFELHDGGHYTPSKASWRNFMNAYINSFAPEGSNGDLPSVDSYGPNGPNAPPMSKGGKSGTNTPKSKSGANTPKVDPETEEPQTESKSVLALSS
- a CDS encoding Suppressor protein SPT23, putative (Similar to TIGR gene model, INSD accession AAW42600.1), which gives rise to MLPIDSPSVSSPFSARSTVESSPEAVVGPNSDPRSNGHGMEARLGVMQALLEGVNGSHAQKSIPLTRSSLPAQAQHYQNSQSDIKPLLDTKPFHSTVAPMTGPSKMSGRMSAMNSAGVPSVSANTGASAYGGSRAEPPKRMYDVEGLSIIDPPLNDLMAGSNGRNQLLLQGDPLYADKSRVETAIRVIIDILRLAPLHSSIPPPSLHPLIPKGPNGDLLMTFERISTFHGLRLQAGTTTKNSSKKQLQAIGHIPKDKLAYLETAVYMSGENGKRVYVCKRCRNRETRRREAKDRNRKRAQPTTSDSDSTSPASKLPRQSLVPPSIDFITAENPDDYDPKRAGQMVEEPSWDPDCADWRHDIVLFNTPAEVKLEDGSCNWLPFRVVCYGKCHGEKVGFRIKFTLRTYDGRILATSMTKPIRITDDHKTDTKAKPKPAAIEGPPQPAVARRKARPSTTSVASSRPHSPSPSEAESVQSFQSLGEAGAVIQKQTPSARAGKPYERPIQSAQPSQAPSPVSYVTAQMAGLPSANFFSNDTNNVTPSHAPPPQTAPQPMQISNDLNMSQYIHTVSPHELRGPQFQSPPTNINGYNVPHSGTPSVASSAAASPRTQMAGIRDDIMKSGFPAGLLESLGLSGLNGNAGPGQGPMLYHARDTDAEMANLISGSFDDLFAGSSRASVSSMDNDQASVSSASVFSGWDDRSSAMFSQSGLPPGTTVVEDLDEDMEKYLDYSGENGVQGDIQRARVAGTFGSPLSGSNFSGLPFDESFHSPLNSDLVHQIQSQQRHSVPPQSPFPPLVPAPAPVPAAPQATITHVIPGEGPMAGGPTIAIAGQGFQPGMVVVFGQRPAATEFVSGGFMQCKLPPSAFSGVVDVTIQGIGPAVGKMLFSYTDMEKDAMKLALAIQSHYQGSQSDPTYRLAHQVARSSSSQPSHSDSASPSGQSPGDNLNISTSANLDVVDTGEDTDSQSSSIDSKSTDNGTNSDLQSTIITFLASIDSHAPGSLRASGAINHTNASQQTLLHIASAMGFSRLVRRLIIGGAQIDVQDTNGYTPLAFAALCGRHTCARVLIEAGAWYDRATNYGEMPLDLAKFGEHSKVERLLLSAVWSTTAEPRETGAIPAVMAGGMGERESQNGSGGSPRSVAASLTSSIDDDNPSSSSEVEDDVAKFRLSSMPPRPRSKLRQSKDKRQMSIKSNKSERHHISSVSAARSSSNAGETMDDPPPYAPPTDHSRIGVHPDHVDDHDSWMKTLATLPQVPQFLPSGVWDHLPSRHSFFGSDNRTISEGGEHGHGSSSHGWIAFPTPSWETLTKMASPEEVRLFTQAMAAAALNAVVQTGVTTPAIHSGPRARKSNANLRAADTELDMDAEGEGRKKGREDEEGAKNGSKSRRRKSASTFGLGGATIVSTKRSDNASSDNVVNHVKRDRMLYLFWLPILLFVGFWLLVSALPIATGFGLIYARKITKAIKGRM
- a CDS encoding uncharacterized protein (Similar to TIGR gene model, INSD accession AAW42643.1), whose amino-acid sequence is MSVPLPSPSPLSSAQDGPISSTGDNSDMSASAKPIPRSRPAPVATAGSPEKTSGTPASYKYRPGAATSIGKSFNNDNWRDRSPAPTSAMPATFSGKGPERTVGFEKRDVSSLKSNGGSALSREREKEENKEKESEKDKEGKEKSALGHVPCRFFKAGACTAGESCPFSHAAPDSAKREVCQWFLKGNCKFGHKCALAHVRPGEPMSMDRKNKKAAQLEARERSGEVTTSGTRKATPTAIPSALEESGASPVPIRSALSSSIQSNPTRIGSSPMREPFGPPSGALPNSPPNGFAHSYTRGHPAFASSPNRPSPLSASFGAVGSGLAAGSVPGPFSLKQGSNLLSSLRPPVSATPTFSSSFSHSSLAIERPSNAVATPLSASFAGEAPALHRSIWARSDQPAEPLSPRRPIPRTIKPEAVFEDDDDHGEEFLPSSLSDLLTPQERARRMSHRDSQDSSYSPSLAGYAAQAPIWGGERLAQSAGPTMGQKGFLQSLWSADGEDVRKFQPTQPSSAQPQKQDFAFGPTTAQASGPRTSLLTQQRSPDSASPTSPVRLSSFNPSAVGPGEPFLIRNLGDPGSPSARALIEHAPGQSLPGGLANALSRLHLHGPRSTSSLAAVNSGSGRGIGGLGAEWRLAEHEAEGSEDGDGGLTPPNGLGALHSKREEHDEGLFAMDG
- a CDS encoding uncharacterized protein (Similar to TIGR gene model, INSD accession AAW42601.1), producing MSSSTTSNSPQTPAYPTKLHRHSVQDEASEFAVATSSSTYAIAEEEIESESQETTFRGRLRDIMSDNQIVINTFIAGGLAGAASRTVVSPLERLKIILQVQATGSRSGAGQAYSGVFESLVRMWKDEGWRGFMKGNGINVVRILPYSALQFTSYGAFKSVLSAWSDQETLSTPLRLTAGAGAGVVAVVATYPLDLVRARLSIATANMAVRQPGAAFTNEDSRLGMVGMTKKVYKAEGGLRGLYRGCWATALGVAPYVSLNFFFYESVKTYVLPGPSSPPISETDLALRKLFCGAVSGASSLIFTHPFDVLRRKLQVAGLSTLTPHYDGAIDAMRQIIRNEGFWKGMYRGLAPNLIKVTPSIAVSFYVFELVRDSLEAL